In one Winogradskyella sp. MH6 genomic region, the following are encoded:
- a CDS encoding 6-pyruvoyl trahydropterin synthase family protein, giving the protein MSKIRITKQFSFETGHALYGYDGKCKNVHGHSYRLDVTVIGTPISDNSNVKFGMVIDFGDLKKIVKEEIVDVFDHATVFNKNTPHVELAKELQDRGHNILLVDYQPTSEMMVIDFAEKIKERLPDNIKLHSLKLQETATSFAEWYASDNE; this is encoded by the coding sequence ATGAGTAAAATCCGAATTACAAAACAATTCTCTTTTGAAACTGGTCATGCACTTTATGGCTACGATGGTAAATGCAAAAATGTACATGGGCACAGCTATAGGTTAGATGTTACGGTTATTGGCACACCAATTTCAGATAACAGCAATGTTAAGTTTGGAATGGTCATCGATTTTGGTGATCTAAAAAAAATTGTAAAGGAAGAAATCGTTGATGTTTTTGATCACGCAACTGTCTTTAACAAAAACACACCTCATGTAGAATTGGCAAAAGAGTTACAAGACAGAGGTCATAATATATTACTTGTTGATTATCAACCTACAAGCGAAATGATGGTGATCGACTTTGCCGAAAAAATAAAAGAGCGTTTACCAGATAATATTAAATTACACTCCTTAAAACTTCAAGAGACAGCAACCAGTTTTGCAGAATGGTACGCTTCTGATAATGAATAA
- a CDS encoding 2OG-Fe(II) oxygenase, translating into MESLFESIPFSENLLYENIITDLTSKQYSIIDNFFTSEEVLALRQSLLQKYEEDAFKKSAIGNRTNEVIKKAVRGDIILWIDENNINASEQLFFNKINDLKDYLNRTCFLGINQKEFHYAIYPEGTFYKRHLDTFQNDDRRKLSFVCYLNEEDWKPENGGELVLYLEKGEEVVYPFPGKVVIFESQILEHEVKPVNTQRLSITGWLKTR; encoded by the coding sequence TTGGAAAGTCTATTTGAATCTATTCCGTTTTCAGAAAACCTTCTGTACGAGAATATTATAACAGATCTTACATCTAAACAGTATAGTATTATAGATAACTTTTTCACCAGTGAAGAGGTTTTGGCTTTGCGTCAATCTTTATTGCAAAAATATGAGGAAGATGCTTTCAAAAAATCTGCAATAGGCAATCGCACCAATGAGGTTATAAAAAAAGCTGTTCGTGGTGATATTATTCTTTGGATTGATGAAAACAACATAAATGCTTCTGAACAGTTGTTTTTCAATAAAATTAATGACCTCAAGGATTATTTAAATAGAACTTGTTTTTTGGGTATTAACCAAAAGGAATTTCATTACGCTATTTATCCTGAGGGGACATTTTACAAACGACACTTAGATACGTTTCAAAATGATGACAGACGCAAACTCTCGTTTGTTTGTTACCTTAATGAGGAAGACTGGAAACCAGAAAATGGAGGTGAACTCGTATTATATTTAGAAAAAGGAGAAGAAGTTGTCTATCCTTTTCCTGGCAAAGTGGTGATTTTTGAAAGCCAAATTTTAGAGCATGAAGTAAAACCTGTTAATACTCAAAGACTAAGTATTACAGGCTGGCTAAAAACCAGATAA
- a CDS encoding MATE family efflux transporter codes for MSATKITLKQINKLAIPALISGVSEPILSLTDAAIIGNMDSNATESLAAVGIVTTFLSMLIWVLGQTRSAISSIVSQYLGADQLSEVKNLPAQAIFIITSLSLLIIAVTYPLAAQIFKLYNASDLILTYSVDYYQIRVFGFPFTLFTIAVFGTFRGLQNTYHPMLIAISGAVANIILDIVLVYGIEGFVPAMHIKGAAYASVIAQVIMALLSAYYILKKTDIPLLVKFPFNKEINRFILMIVNLFIRTIALNVALYFGTSFATKYGTTYIAAYTIAINLWFLGAFLIDGYASAGNILSGKLFGAKDYKTLLELSNKLIKYGVVVGVIIGLIGAVFYYPIGSIFSDDKAVLEAFNNVFWMILAMQPLCALAFIFDGVFKGLGKMQYLRNVLLFSTLLVFIPVVLVTDALDYKLHGIFIAFTLWIIARGLPLIIKFRKTFKTLVQNT; via the coding sequence TTGAGCGCAACAAAAATTACTTTAAAACAAATCAACAAACTAGCCATACCAGCATTAATTTCTGGTGTTTCTGAGCCTATTTTGTCCTTAACCGATGCTGCGATCATTGGTAATATGGACTCAAACGCAACTGAATCCTTGGCTGCCGTAGGTATTGTTACCACATTTTTATCTATGCTCATTTGGGTTTTAGGACAAACACGTAGTGCAATTTCTTCTATCGTATCTCAATATTTAGGGGCAGATCAATTAAGTGAAGTAAAAAACCTACCTGCACAAGCCATATTTATTATTACATCGCTTAGCTTATTAATCATTGCTGTAACATATCCTTTAGCTGCTCAGATTTTTAAACTCTATAATGCGTCAGATTTAATATTAACTTACAGTGTAGATTATTACCAAATTCGAGTATTTGGGTTTCCTTTTACACTCTTTACAATTGCTGTGTTTGGGACGTTTAGAGGTCTACAAAACACATACCATCCAATGCTTATTGCCATAAGTGGAGCTGTTGCTAATATTATTTTAGACATCGTTTTAGTTTATGGTATTGAAGGTTTTGTGCCAGCCATGCATATAAAAGGAGCTGCTTACGCTAGTGTTATTGCACAAGTAATAATGGCACTTTTATCTGCTTATTACATCTTGAAAAAGACAGACATTCCTTTGTTGGTTAAATTTCCTTTCAATAAAGAAATTAACCGCTTTATATTAATGATTGTCAACTTGTTCATTAGAACCATTGCACTCAACGTGGCTTTGTATTTTGGGACAAGCTTTGCTACAAAATATGGCACTACATATATTGCCGCTTACACCATAGCCATTAATCTTTGGTTTTTGGGCGCTTTTCTTATTGATGGTTATGCTAGTGCTGGTAATATTTTATCAGGAAAACTATTTGGAGCTAAAGACTATAAAACACTCTTAGAACTTAGTAATAAGCTTATAAAATATGGTGTTGTGGTCGGTGTAATTATTGGATTAATTGGTGCCGTTTTCTATTATCCTATTGGCTCTATTTTTTCAGATGATAAAGCTGTTTTAGAAGCGTTTAATAACGTGTTTTGGATGATTCTTGCCATGCAGCCCTTATGTGCACTTGCCTTTATTTTTGATGGAGTTTTTAAAGGCTTAGGAAAAATGCAATACCTAAGAAACGTGCTCTTGTTTTCAACACTTTTGGTGTTTATTCCTGTTGTTTTAGTAACTGATGCTTTAGATTACAAACTGCATGGTATTTTCATTGCATTTACCTTATGGATTATCGCCAGAGGACTTCCGTTAATCATAAAATTCAGAAAAACATTTAAAACACTAGTCCAAAACACTTAA
- a CDS encoding GNAT family N-acetyltransferase, which translates to MIRKAVKEDIDTILNITKACAAYMIEHGIFQWNEHYPNRLAFENDVERNELFVLEVDNEIMGCIVISTFMDKEYQPIKWLTKNKNNVYIHRLAVHPKLQGKGYAQLLMSFAENYAIENNYSSIRLDTFSQNKRNQKFYELRGYERLGDIYFPKQSEFPFHCYELIL; encoded by the coding sequence AAGCAGTAAAAGAAGATATTGACACCATCCTAAACATCACCAAAGCATGTGCAGCCTACATGATAGAACACGGTATTTTTCAATGGAATGAACACTATCCTAACCGATTGGCTTTTGAAAATGACGTTGAAAGAAATGAACTTTTTGTTTTAGAAGTTGACAATGAAATTATGGGTTGCATTGTGATTTCAACTTTTATGGATAAAGAATACCAACCTATAAAATGGTTGACAAAAAACAAAAACAATGTTTACATACACAGATTGGCTGTGCATCCAAAACTTCAAGGTAAAGGTTACGCACAGCTGCTTATGAGTTTCGCCGAAAATTATGCTATAGAAAACAACTATAGCTCTATACGATTAGATACGTTTTCACAGAACAAAAGAAACCAAAAGTTTTACGAACTTCGCGGTTACGAACGATTGGGAGATATTTACTTTCCTAAACAAAGTGAATTTCCTTTTCATTGTTATGAGTTAATACTTTGA